A single Halarcobacter anaerophilus DNA region contains:
- a CDS encoding NAD(P)-binding domain-containing protein → MKTVYDILIVGGGPGGIGTAVEAAVHGIENILLIDKADNHSSTIRKFYKANKKVDKDWKGQTINIEGNIPFMDGTKETTLNFFDRLLDEEKIDTAFNEEVENIVKNEKENIFLVTTATKSFKAKAVVITIGKMGKPNKPSYKIPPSIKEFVNFNLDDCSHGEKILVVGGGNSAAEYAYELADEGNTVTLVYRKAEFSRLNPANEDILYQYNGQEKLRLRLNTDIISLENEHGKVKVNFDDGYYTIYDRVIYAIGGTAPVDFLKKVGIKLDEKGKPIYDEHYRTNIPGMYVAGDIAFNTGGSIAAALNHGYHIVNSYLRRSGKLYSYTQKVDEFFKNHPQFKE, encoded by the coding sequence ATGAAGACCGTTTATGATATTTTAATAGTAGGAGGAGGACCAGGTGGGATTGGTACGGCTGTCGAAGCAGCTGTTCACGGTATAGAAAATATTCTTCTGATTGATAAAGCGGATAACCACTCAAGTACTATTAGAAAATTTTATAAAGCAAATAAAAAAGTTGATAAAGATTGGAAAGGTCAAACTATAAATATAGAAGGGAATATTCCTTTTATGGACGGAACAAAAGAGACTACTTTAAATTTCTTTGACAGGCTTCTTGATGAAGAAAAAATCGATACGGCTTTTAACGAGGAAGTTGAAAATATCGTTAAAAATGAAAAAGAAAATATTTTTTTAGTAACCACTGCAACAAAAAGTTTTAAAGCAAAAGCGGTGGTAATTACTATTGGGAAAATGGGAAAACCCAATAAACCTTCATATAAAATTCCCCCTTCAATAAAAGAGTTTGTAAACTTCAATCTTGACGACTGTTCCCACGGAGAAAAAATTTTAGTCGTAGGAGGAGGTAATTCTGCCGCTGAATATGCATATGAATTAGCAGATGAAGGAAATACCGTAACTTTGGTTTATAGAAAAGCTGAATTTAGCAGATTAAATCCGGCAAACGAAGATATCCTTTATCAATACAACGGTCAAGAAAAGTTAAGATTAAGACTAAATACGGATATTATCTCTTTAGAAAATGAACACGGAAAAGTAAAAGTAAATTTCGATGACGGTTATTATACGATTTACGACAGAGTAATTTACGCAATAGGCGGGACTGCACCTGTTGATTTTCTTAAAAAAGTCGGTATAAAATTGGATGAAAAAGGAAAACCTATTTATGATGAACACTATAGAACCAATATTCCGGGAATGTATGTAGCAGGAGATATTGCTTTTAATACGGGAGGTTCTATTGCCGCTGCTTTAAACCATGGTTACCATATAGTAAACTCATATCTTAGAAGAAGCGGTAAATTGTACTCTTATACCCAAAAAGTTGATGAATTTTTTAAAAATCATCCCCAATTTAAAGAATAA
- the queF gene encoding preQ(1) synthase, with product MKYGEKEIVEFDINNEDNFWPNINEKNYTINIELPEFMAKCPRSGYPDFATIKLEYIPDKLVIELKALKLYINSFMYREVSHENSANEIFDTLYGKLKPKYMKVIADFKPRGNVHTVIEIDSDKM from the coding sequence ATGAAATATGGTGAAAAAGAGATTGTTGAATTTGATATTAACAATGAAGATAATTTTTGGCCAAATATAAATGAAAAAAATTACACTATAAATATTGAACTACCTGAATTTATGGCAAAATGTCCAAGAAGCGGTTACCCTGATTTTGCAACTATTAAATTAGAATATATCCCTGACAAATTAGTAATTGAATTAAAAGCTTTAAAACTTTATATAAATAGTTTTATGTATAGAGAAGTTTCCCATGAAAATTCGGCAAATGAGATATTTGATACTCTGTACGGAAAATTAAAACCAAAATATATGAAAGTAATTGCAGATTTTAAACCTCGTGGAAATGTACATACCGTAATAGAGATCGACAGCGATAAAATGTAA
- a CDS encoding MerR family transcriptional regulator, translating into MERLVTTSQAAEILGLSLQGVHYRIRKNQLKSIKKSGKTYVYIDENSQTQSEPKVELKQMPYTEVVKEIVKAKDEQIDLLKKSIKWMRKQYGSEISRLEKNQKKIIGVFNREIELLQSAFNEMRSIYKPQIENMQKEKKEEQKEKFISLQEFTLYLKRHQKSKKDIKLIILKAIQKRDRRFIYNKKDKKLLILNEDFSDFI; encoded by the coding sequence TTGGAAAGATTGGTTACAACTTCACAAGCTGCTGAAATCCTTGGGCTGTCTTTACAAGGAGTACACTACAGAATAAGAAAAAACCAATTAAAATCTATTAAAAAATCAGGTAAAACCTATGTTTACATAGATGAAAATTCTCAAACTCAAAGTGAACCCAAAGTTGAACTGAAACAGATGCCTTATACGGAAGTTGTAAAAGAGATTGTAAAAGCAAAAGATGAACAAATTGATCTTCTTAAAAAGTCTATTAAATGGATGAGAAAGCAATACGGTTCGGAAATATCAAGACTAGAAAAAAATCAGAAAAAAATAATAGGTGTTTTTAACAGGGAAATTGAACTTTTGCAAAGTGCCTTTAATGAAATGCGTTCAATCTACAAACCCCAAATTGAAAATATGCAAAAAGAGAAAAAAGAGGAGCAAAAAGAGAAATTTATCTCTCTTCAAGAGTTTACTTTGTACTTAAAAAGACATCAAAAAAGTAAAAAAGATATAAAACTTATAATATTAAAAGCTATTCAAAAAAGAGATAGAAGATTTATTTATAATAAAAAAGATAAAAAACTTTTGATTTTAAATGAAGATTTTTCAGATTTTATATAA
- a CDS encoding DMT family transporter — MPKLSSFIGIFLLVFAMLIWGSSFVALKFAMKDLGEYTVIFFRMLIASLCFIYFIKDFSKYEFTKKDKKLILLLAIFEPCLYFIFEAKALLYTSASQAGVITSMMPLITAFFAGYFLKEIISKQLLFGSLLAMMGVIWLSVNASASISAPDPLLGNFLEFCAMVCGTGYTIVTRYLVDKFSPLFITAMQAFIGAVFFFPFFIYELNVKALNFTFEGVASLFYLGVVVTLCGYGLYNFALTKIEASKAAMFINLIPIFTLGLAFLFLGEKLSFQELIACAVILSGVVFSQIKIKRKKRIKI; from the coding sequence ATGCCCAAATTATCAAGCTTTATAGGTATATTTTTATTAGTTTTTGCAATGTTGATCTGGGGAAGTTCTTTTGTTGCTTTGAAGTTTGCAATGAAAGATTTAGGTGAATATACGGTTATATTTTTTAGAATGTTAATAGCCTCTTTATGTTTTATATATTTTATAAAAGATTTTTCCAAATATGAATTTACAAAAAAAGATAAAAAACTGATTTTGCTTTTAGCAATTTTTGAACCTTGTTTATATTTTATTTTTGAGGCAAAAGCTCTTTTATATACATCTGCTTCGCAAGCAGGAGTGATTACTTCTATGATGCCTCTTATTACGGCTTTTTTTGCAGGATATTTTCTAAAAGAGATTATTTCAAAACAGTTACTTTTCGGTTCTTTACTTGCTATGATGGGTGTAATTTGGTTAAGCGTAAATGCTTCTGCGTCAATAAGTGCCCCAGATCCGCTTTTAGGAAATTTTCTGGAATTTTGTGCAATGGTTTGCGGAACAGGATATACAATAGTTACGAGATATCTAGTGGATAAATTTTCACCATTGTTTATTACTGCAATGCAGGCTTTTATAGGTGCTGTATTCTTTTTTCCTTTTTTTATTTATGAACTCAACGTAAAGGCTTTGAATTTTACTTTTGAGGGAGTTGCTTCTCTGTTTTATTTGGGTGTAGTCGTTACTTTATGCGGATACGGGCTTTATAATTTTGCACTTACAAAGATTGAAGCTTCAAAAGCTGCTATGTTTATAAATCTAATACCTATTTTTACCCTTGGTTTGGCATTTTTATTTCTTGGCGAAAAGTTATCTTTTCAAGAGTTAATTGCCTGTGCGGTAATACTTTCGGGAGTAGTTTTTTCTCAAATAAAAATAAAAAGAAAAAAAAGAATTAAAATTTGA
- a CDS encoding YqaA family protein: MIYLVLFFSAFVSATLFPMGSEALLIFDINEGYNLYLILFFATLGNVLGSLLNYYLGLKGEEFLEKKRLLKSEKTAKYKKFFNKYGGFSLLFSWAPIIGDPITFIAGVLKYDFKRFLFLVTLAKFARYLFLALVVL; this comes from the coding sequence TTGATATATCTGGTTCTATTTTTTTCTGCTTTTGTTTCTGCCACGCTTTTCCCAATGGGAAGTGAGGCTTTGCTTATTTTTGATATAAATGAGGGATATAATCTTTATTTGATTCTTTTTTTTGCAACATTGGGAAATGTTTTGGGCTCTTTGCTTAATTATTATCTGGGATTAAAAGGAGAAGAGTTTTTAGAAAAGAAAAGGCTTTTAAAAAGTGAAAAAACAGCTAAATATAAAAAGTTTTTTAATAAATACGGAGGTTTCTCCCTGCTTTTTTCCTGGGCTCCTATTATTGGAGACCCTATTACTTTTATAGCCGGAGTTTTAAAGTATGATTTTAAGAGATTTCTTTTTTTAGTTACTTTGGCAAAATTTGCACGATATCTGTTTTTGGCTTTGGTTGTTTTATAA
- the ureG gene encoding urease accessory protein UreG, protein MSIKIGIAGPVGSGKTSIIEKLTNMLKEEYTLGIVTNDIYTTEDANYLKSKLNLNEKQIIGVETGGCPHTAIRDDISMNQKAVEEIEKEFNPDIIFVESGGDNLSATFSYELIDYYFYVIDVAQGADIPRKKGAGLLFSDLLVINKIDLCPYVNVDLESFKEDVKNNRKNKPSIFLTNKDEESFKKLKEWILALL, encoded by the coding sequence ATGAGTATTAAAATTGGAATTGCAGGACCTGTAGGAAGCGGTAAAACTTCTATTATTGAGAAACTTACAAATATGTTAAAAGAGGAATATACTTTAGGTATTGTAACAAACGATATATATACAACAGAAGATGCAAACTATTTAAAAAGCAAACTAAATCTAAATGAAAAACAGATAATAGGAGTAGAGACGGGAGGTTGTCCTCATACTGCTATTAGAGATGATATTTCAATGAACCAAAAAGCCGTGGAAGAGATAGAAAAAGAGTTTAATCCCGATATTATTTTTGTAGAAAGCGGAGGAGATAATCTAAGTGCAACGTTCTCTTATGAATTAATCGATTACTACTTTTATGTGATTGATGTGGCTCAAGGTGCAGATATTCCAAGAAAAAAAGGTGCAGGGCTTCTATTTTCAGATCTTTTAGTTATAAATAAAATTGACCTTTGTCCTTATGTAAATGTAGATTTAGAGAGCTTTAAAGAAGATGTAAAAAACAATAGAAAAAACAAACCGAGTATTTTTCTAACAAACAAAGATGAAGAGAGTTTTAAAAAATTAAAAGAGTGGATTTTAGCTTTATTATAA
- a CDS encoding urease accessory protein UreF: MEKHTIATNTPTKALSRFIQLLDGIFPSGAFVHSFGLEPHVVLGFINDKKSLESFLNNLIYDQYQKMEFAIVKKVFKLLEEDKLNLLIKEDKKFSSMLSFEYAKASKDLGENYLKHIDFEIKNKTVQEYFKKVKSEKSFGNELFILSAYAFELGLDKETFLLLWCKKTLINIASASLKISRIKPSQIQQILFGFDDILEEKIKNCSKNVSNFNPLFEEVIFSHLNLEPKMFTT; encoded by the coding sequence ATGGAAAAGCACACCATAGCCACTAATACACCTACAAAAGCTTTAAGCAGATTTATTCAGCTTCTTGACGGGATATTCCCCTCAGGAGCTTTTGTTCACTCTTTCGGACTTGAACCTCATGTTGTTTTGGGTTTTATAAACGACAAAAAAAGTTTGGAAAGTTTTTTAAACAATCTTATTTACGATCAATATCAGAAAATGGAATTTGCTATTGTAAAAAAGGTTTTCAAACTTTTAGAAGAAGATAAACTGAACCTTCTAATAAAAGAGGATAAAAAATTTTCATCAATGCTTAGTTTTGAATATGCAAAAGCCTCAAAAGATTTAGGGGAGAACTATTTAAAACATATTGATTTTGAGATAAAAAACAAAACAGTACAAGAGTATTTTAAAAAAGTGAAAAGTGAAAAAAGTTTCGGAAATGAACTTTTTATTTTAAGTGCCTACGCTTTTGAATTAGGCTTGGACAAAGAGACTTTTTTGCTTTTATGGTGCAAAAAAACTTTGATAAATATTGCAAGTGCAAGTCTAAAAATATCAAGAATAAAACCTTCCCAAATACAGCAAATTTTATTTGGTTTTGATGATATTTTGGAAGAAAAAATAAAAAACTGTTCTAAAAATGTAAGTAATTTTAACCCTTTGTTTGAAGAGGTTATTTTCTCACATTTAAATTTAGAACCGAAAATGTTTACAACATAA
- a CDS encoding urease accessory protein UreE: protein MIKKVIEIKRDIDSDDSVLLDWFDMQKPNLCAITKNGVEFIIKTKYTHLHENDILECEDGYKIKVSKSQDSIYILKFSDHITFARIAYEIGNRHQPICIEDFKITILDDISTADIIKACEAIEGVKVEKTKAIFRPNGKAHHSH from the coding sequence GTGATTAAAAAAGTAATTGAGATAAAAAGAGATATAGACTCGGACGATAGTGTACTTTTGGATTGGTTTGATATGCAAAAGCCCAATCTTTGTGCTATTACGAAAAACGGTGTTGAATTTATAATAAAAACAAAATATACTCACCTTCATGAAAACGATATTTTAGAGTGTGAAGACGGATATAAAATCAAAGTTTCAAAATCCCAAGACAGTATTTATATTCTAAAATTTAGCGATCATATTACCTTTGCAAGAATTGCTTATGAAATAGGAAACAGACATCAGCCTATTTGTATAGAAGATTTTAAAATAACTATTTTAGACGATATCTCAACAGCAGATATTATAAAAGCTTGTGAGGCTATTGAAGGGGTAAAAGTAGAAAAAACAAAGGCTATTTTCAGACCAAATGGAAAAGCACACCATAGCCACTAA
- the ureC gene encoding urease subunit alpha has product MKISKEKYASMYGPTTGDRFRLADTSLIAKIEKDYTIYGEESKFGGGKTVRDGMSQSPNAVDTADLIITNAVIIDYTGIYKADIGIKEGKISAIGKSGNPLNCDGITKGLEIGANTEILSAEGKIITAGGIDSHIHFISPGQIDEALSSGVTTMLGGGTGPNTGTNATTCTPGEFNIQKMIEAVDDLPLNFGFMGKGNSSSYEALKVQIEAGAMGLKLHEDWGTTPNAIDTCLKVADDFDVQVAIHTDTLNESGFVDSTVNAFAGRTIHTFHSEGAGGGHAPDIMKVAGLENILPSSTNPTLPYTKNTIEEHLDMLMVCHHLSPKIPEDVSFAESRIRGKTIAAEDVLHDIGAISMTSSDSQAMGRVGEVVIRTWQVADSMKKQRGALEEDDSLSDNNRIKRYIAKYTINPAIASGISEHIGSVEVGKMADLVLWTPAFFGVKPEIILKGGFIALAMMGDSNASIPTPEPNMYRPMFGSLGKAASNTSAIFVSNAAIKAGIEEKMDTKKVMLPVKNTRNIGKKDMKLNNFIGKIEVDPETYDVKVDGKIIESSFQKELPMTKKYFLF; this is encoded by the coding sequence ATGAAAATCTCAAAAGAAAAATACGCTTCAATGTATGGACCCACAACAGGCGATAGATTTAGATTAGCAGATACAAGCTTGATAGCCAAAATTGAGAAAGATTATACAATTTACGGTGAAGAATCAAAATTTGGAGGAGGAAAGACAGTAAGAGACGGGATGAGCCAGTCTCCAAATGCCGTAGATACCGCCGATTTGATTATTACAAATGCCGTGATTATTGACTATACAGGTATTTACAAAGCTGATATCGGTATAAAAGAAGGAAAAATCTCAGCTATTGGGAAAAGCGGAAATCCGCTAAACTGCGATGGAATTACAAAAGGTTTAGAAATAGGAGCAAATACGGAAATTCTTTCAGCTGAAGGAAAAATCATAACAGCAGGCGGAATTGATTCACATATTCACTTTATTTCTCCGGGACAAATTGATGAAGCTTTAAGTTCCGGAGTAACCACTATGTTAGGAGGAGGTACAGGACCAAATACGGGAACAAATGCCACAACTTGTACTCCCGGAGAATTTAATATTCAAAAAATGATTGAAGCAGTTGATGATTTACCTTTAAACTTCGGTTTTATGGGGAAAGGGAACAGCTCAAGTTATGAAGCCCTTAAAGTTCAAATTGAAGCAGGAGCTATGGGTTTAAAACTGCATGAAGACTGGGGAACAACTCCAAATGCTATCGATACTTGCCTAAAAGTTGCAGATGATTTTGATGTTCAAGTTGCAATCCATACGGATACTTTAAATGAATCAGGTTTTGTAGATAGCACAGTTAATGCTTTTGCAGGAAGAACAATTCATACTTTCCACAGTGAAGGTGCAGGAGGCGGTCATGCCCCTGATATTATGAAAGTTGCGGGATTAGAAAATATTTTACCCTCTTCTACAAATCCAACCTTACCTTATACAAAAAATACCATAGAAGAACATCTTGATATGCTTATGGTTTGTCACCATTTAAGCCCTAAAATTCCGGAAGATGTAAGTTTTGCAGAATCCAGAATCAGAGGGAAAACTATTGCAGCAGAAGATGTTTTACACGACATAGGAGCCATCTCAATGACCAGCAGCGATTCTCAAGCTATGGGTAGAGTAGGAGAAGTCGTAATCAGAACTTGGCAAGTAGCAGACTCTATGAAAAAACAAAGAGGAGCCTTAGAAGAGGATGATTCTTTAAGCGATAATAACAGAATCAAAAGATATATTGCAAAATATACTATAAACCCTGCTATTGCTTCTGGAATCAGTGAACATATAGGAAGTGTTGAAGTTGGGAAAATGGCGGATTTAGTTCTTTGGACACCGGCATTTTTCGGAGTTAAACCTGAAATCATTTTAAAAGGCGGATTTATAGCTTTGGCTATGATGGGCGATTCAAATGCTTCTATTCCAACCCCTGAACCAAATATGTACAGACCTATGTTTGGAAGTTTAGGAAAAGCAGCTTCAAATACAAGTGCAATTTTTGTATCAAATGCAGCAATAAAAGCAGGAATTGAAGAGAAAATGGATACCAAAAAAGTTATGCTTCCCGTTAAAAATACAAGAAATATCGGGAAAAAAGATATGAAACTAAATAACTTTATTGGAAAAATAGAAGTTGATCCTGAAACTTATGATGTAAAAGTGGACGGAAAAATCATAGAATCCTCTTTTCAAAAAGAGCTTCCAATGACTAAAAAATATTTTCTATTTTAA
- a CDS encoding urease subunit beta, with product MFLTNREQEKLLIYTASKLAQERKEKGLKLNYPEAVAIISAFILEGAREGKSVAQLMVEATKVLKADDVMPGVASMMHMVQTEATFDDGTKLVTVHNPIPEIKSEITPGEYFIDEGEIELNEGSEVTAIEVENIGDRPIQVGSHYHFFETNAFLEFDRQKAYGQRLNIPAGTSVRFEPGSKKKVEVVPFRGQRYIAGFNALVNGYLDKKETKEKAIENLEKFLGSRV from the coding sequence ATGTTTTTGACAAACCGTGAACAAGAGAAACTGCTTATTTACACAGCTTCAAAATTAGCGCAAGAGCGAAAAGAGAAGGGTTTAAAACTAAATTACCCTGAAGCTGTTGCCATTATCAGTGCATTTATATTAGAAGGTGCCAGAGAGGGTAAAAGTGTTGCTCAACTTATGGTTGAAGCTACAAAAGTGCTAAAAGCCGATGATGTTATGCCAGGTGTTGCTTCTATGATGCATATGGTTCAAACAGAAGCAACTTTTGATGACGGAACAAAACTTGTTACGGTTCATAATCCAATCCCTGAAATAAAATCGGAAATAACTCCGGGAGAATATTTTATTGATGAGGGAGAAATTGAATTAAATGAAGGTTCGGAAGTTACGGCAATAGAAGTTGAAAACATCGGTGACAGACCAATACAAGTTGGTTCTCACTACCACTTTTTTGAAACAAATGCCTTTTTAGAATTTGACAGACAAAAAGCTTACGGTCAAAGATTAAATATCCCTGCCGGAACCTCTGTTAGATTTGAACCCGGAAGTAAAAAAAAGGTTGAAGTTGTTCCTTTTAGAGGTCAAAGATATATTGCAGGATTTAATGCTCTTGTAAATGGTTACCTAGATAAAAAAGAAACAAAAGAAAAAGCTATAGAAAATCTTGAAAAATTTTTAGGGAGTAGAGTATGA
- a CDS encoding malate synthase G, translated as MRNKILNGNLKIDESLYNLINEEILPTTQIKKEDFWSSFEKIIEELTPTNKALLEKREELQNAIDNWHKRNRYSIENLIEYKNFLKEIGYLQEPCEDFKVTTQNVDEEIALQAGPQLVVPVKNARFALNAANARWGSLYDALYGSDIFSKEGELAITKEYNKKRGEKVVNFAKEHLDCLAPLTEGSHKDAIAYKIVDNKLQVELKNKELVSLKEKNKALAFAGEKENPTSLVLKNNNLHVIIEFDKNSFIGKLDLAGIKDVTVEAAVTTIMDCEDSIAAVDAQDKVEVYRNWFGLMKGTLEESFIKNGKSLTRKLNKDKVFKTLDNKELILHGRSLLFIRNVGHLMTNPAILDKNDEEIFEGIMDCMITTLAAIPDLTNKNQKRNSRTKSLYIVKPKMHGPQEVAFAVRMFALVEKALNLPLNTLKIGIMDEERRTSVNLKECIKEAKDRVVFINTGFLDRTGDEIHTSMLAGAMTAKTKMKQEPWIKAYENWNVDIGLECGLQGKAQIGKGMWAMPDEMAKMMTEKISHPKSGANTAWVPSPTAAVLHSIHYHQVDVFEVQNDLKGKRRASLEELLTIPLLKEELSKEQIKNELDNNAQGILGYVVRWIDEGIGCSKVPDINNIALMEDRATLRISSQHLANWLEHGICTKEEVMNSLEQMAKVVDKQNEKDPNYIPIAPAYDGFAFKAACDLIFKGKTQPSGYTEPILHQYRREFKDSICK; from the coding sequence ATGAGAAACAAAATTTTAAATGGCAATTTAAAAATCGATGAATCACTTTATAATTTAATAAACGAAGAGATTTTACCCACAACCCAGATAAAAAAAGAAGATTTTTGGAGCAGCTTTGAGAAAATTATTGAAGAGTTAACTCCTACAAACAAAGCACTTTTAGAAAAAAGAGAAGAACTTCAAAATGCAATTGATAATTGGCACAAACGAAACAGATACAGCATAGAAAATCTTATAGAATACAAAAACTTTTTAAAAGAGATTGGTTACTTACAAGAGCCTTGCGAAGATTTTAAAGTAACAACACAAAATGTGGATGAAGAGATAGCGCTTCAAGCCGGTCCTCAATTAGTAGTTCCCGTTAAAAATGCAAGATTTGCTTTAAATGCGGCTAATGCAAGATGGGGAAGTTTATATGATGCTCTTTACGGAAGTGATATTTTTTCAAAAGAAGGCGAGTTGGCAATTACAAAAGAGTACAATAAAAAAAGAGGAGAAAAGGTTGTAAACTTTGCAAAAGAGCATTTGGATTGCCTTGCACCTCTTACAGAAGGTTCCCATAAAGATGCCATTGCTTATAAAATAGTAGATAATAAGCTTCAAGTTGAACTTAAAAACAAAGAGCTTGTTTCTTTAAAAGAAAAAAACAAAGCATTGGCTTTTGCAGGAGAAAAAGAGAATCCGACTTCCCTTGTTTTAAAAAACAATAATCTTCATGTGATAATTGAGTTTGATAAAAACAGTTTTATAGGAAAACTTGATCTTGCTGGGATAAAAGATGTAACAGTTGAAGCAGCAGTTACCACTATTATGGATTGTGAAGACTCTATTGCAGCAGTTGATGCCCAAGACAAAGTTGAAGTTTATAGAAACTGGTTTGGTCTTATGAAAGGCACTTTAGAAGAGAGTTTCATTAAAAACGGTAAAAGTCTTACAAGAAAACTAAATAAAGATAAAGTTTTTAAAACCTTAGATAACAAAGAACTAATCCTTCACGGAAGAAGTCTTCTTTTTATAAGAAATGTAGGGCATCTTATGACAAATCCTGCGATTTTAGATAAAAATGATGAAGAAATTTTTGAGGGGATTATGGATTGTATGATTACGACTTTGGCTGCAATTCCCGATTTGACAAATAAAAATCAAAAAAGAAACAGCCGAACAAAATCTCTTTATATAGTAAAACCAAAAATGCACGGACCACAAGAAGTCGCTTTTGCAGTTAGAATGTTTGCTTTGGTTGAAAAAGCTTTAAACTTACCTCTAAACACTCTTAAAATAGGGATTATGGATGAAGAAAGAAGAACATCTGTAAACTTAAAAGAGTGTATAAAAGAGGCTAAAGATAGAGTAGTATTTATAAATACCGGATTTTTGGATAGAACAGGGGACGAGATTCATACTTCAATGTTAGCAGGAGCAATGACTGCAAAAACAAAAATGAAACAAGAGCCTTGGATAAAAGCTTATGAAAACTGGAATGTAGATATTGGTTTAGAGTGTGGTTTGCAAGGAAAAGCTCAAATAGGAAAAGGGATGTGGGCAATGCCTGATGAGATGGCAAAAATGATGACTGAAAAAATTTCACACCCGAAATCAGGAGCCAATACAGCGTGGGTTCCATCTCCTACTGCGGCTGTTTTACACTCAATACATTATCATCAAGTAGATGTTTTTGAGGTTCAAAACGATTTAAAAGGAAAAAGAAGAGCAAGTTTAGAAGAACTTCTTACAATACCTTTATTAAAAGAAGAGTTATCAAAAGAGCAAATAAAAAATGAACTTGATAACAATGCCCAAGGGATTTTGGGATATGTTGTTAGATGGATTGATGAGGGTATCGGTTGTTCAAAAGTTCCTGATATAAACAATATCGCACTTATGGAAGATAGAGCAACACTTAGAATCTCTTCACAACATTTGGCAAACTGGTTAGAACACGGTATTTGTACAAAAGAAGAGGTTATGAACTCTTTAGAACAGATGGCAAAAGTTGTTGATAAACAAAATGAAAAAGATCCAAACTATATCCCAATAGCACCTGCATACGACGGTTTTGCTTTTAAAGCAGCTTGTGATTTGATATTTAAAGGAAAAACTCAACCCTCAGGATATACGGAACCAATCTTACACCAATACAGAAGAGAATTTAAAGATAGTATTTGTAAATAA